In Chanodichthys erythropterus isolate Z2021 chromosome 18, ASM2448905v1, whole genome shotgun sequence, the following are encoded in one genomic region:
- the znf292a gene encoding zinc finger protein 292a isoform X2, translating into MAHDILQAHGNAQLHTLLTLVEENGVWSNATLGSLLSRDTVSVEKVHEFLSREGPELLHMRIKHLIKQKCMDKAAILAKICAEFPEFGGKKNFKQIYLVCLCEIKPQQELMQEIKEIDCKEALDMICNLESEEDEKGALSLCTAFFKRQLLSGDAYCAWELTLFWSKLLIRLESKQAFLEQCRLLARLSVSVYHILLLIKVIQAEVEKNGLSVCIEMCIQALKMGVDDNEGCNISICKTISCLLPLDLEVKRACQLTEFLINPSLDSYYAVETLFNEPDQKLEQEDPPILNSLRCDVLLALKTKWPFDPEFWDWKTLKRQCLALMGQEATAILSTDKCTDSEDNEVHDHDEKYFQHLHFIDSPNYELSEVEAERKKKREMKKMREMGFVSARFRNWQAYMQYCVLCDKEFLGHRIVKHALKHVQDGIFRCPICTKTFETRVVLEPHVASHVKQSCKERLAAMGVSKKRPSLDTKLAAASTTLKKEHYIKTEKVTQGTISNNSVCASDGSPSTNVKSKIKASSPKQGNPIRDVTNTEQCSCPVTSCQKVFKYFRNLVAHVKAHKNEQEATQFLEIQSQKAMCQYCHRQFVNVTHLNDHLQMHCGEKPYFCIQLGCNCSFSSHAELQIHRKVHAEFQAQCAYPNCERIFNETYLLYDHEAQHYVTFSCKSHNCDKVFYTLSELDLHQKGHAKQKDHSSAEGGSPSQLEVLTPTIPALELPPSQIKEVSQEVAPVESQCTVESIADNIQDPTEKPEPPVSCTAQLTLNKNDTLTNLVQPDESPDETPHSPESTKQSHLESCYVKLEPIPIKSNDPMYLDAVKNADSETQILLKDKKLFSFPWSQLKPSTLKSPPSVTTANREEGLNHVCPFETCTRKYSTSKSLSRHVKNVHSEAFEEWKLSKKYKRIAEIAAKKSSSGHTNTSSRIVKWTSRSKQTEHTTLLDSVIESPSSVFSNHDSMQPISAKFCSQLENTQSATPNQTDLMQLPINQTWATPSMENLDSGFSVHPYRSTILSENQHTTPSYHSDTVLDYATASSYDDIVPLSANPHTPSSVMNEASKYVSSSLRVLHALNSEQTCDLSQVESSVNLGFSRIGQNHLTDISVSTLSGQNGSLYFPTLPSEAGPVSVQSLGNSNKEISTDGTDALDVKHMLNPLTPHFKESSEDFFSAAALTGEKSPEDFCNHELPQEGTEGITSDDQNVSGSGETRKSKKIKTSKRTKWPAIIQDGKVICCRCYREFSSTKSLGGHLSKRSQCKTVDEIDLTGDLPVSFLDFLNDPDISMAQMPLPMNDILEDAHKSCVYAPSESNTFNSNTLTSMHGGTDSIQNTNMSSQDPSEMTRNYSFFHPPVSNTGKDSKPEAVIISANTGEDGKIMEIERALQRLDLVDILSRDKPEIKSQSTILHDQSSKAVTSNDQCHTIEDPEQNEQKCVLKPFRCEEGCVYGAMTKEALFKHLSRVHDYSEDRINQMKKNPDKFAPYSCHLCSKTFTRTTGLKIHYKNVHHFSKEEVSLLKIGLGFRKIRKSTSTSKPENVPASLISNQGNDSLSEQVQHQISPNLPVTSVDSNVKGESNIVTKRKKKRPTQKPTVSSTQTCRTVESPQKNVKLEVLPATCVKPPKDPSLTAENHVSESNEPGTFAMQELSGQNPFLLDTMNAPVEKTQNATTQTNRPIEMNSNVMVDIQEKTTMPVVDTFDSGDSSETHIMFRPYRCVHEGCVAAFSIQQNLILHYRAMHQSERDEKNSAKESDGVVQVQEYRCQVKQCSKVVSKVTSLLKHYLLLHRCTLEKASALLSGVEVGTFQCDQSKCSAHFTCHLKYIDHIKNDHKAIKVSADGDFESVDLTFGCQFEGCDRVYTTKSNLLRHLIKKHDATFETMKEKQKNAIGNDVQAKKLSATSNNGKENIANNNIKTKKKHSKKKEDKVQNLRAALEKPALKSIDEASAMCNQRLPLQYPCMIESCDSVMIDEQSILKHYTTHGLTDQYIEDQRSQLIFCIKSSEMPREDSTSKNIEVEETAKVSDEDQTDHSNVSPPDVGPEPAAEVPVNPVNESFTAPTVPVVKRKRGRPRKSECRNKICVERKQSLRNCSGEHVKCMLKVSGSILNSSNSQGNQVEKDVALKLYKPSEFETSVLKFSKDTLSNPSKRQRKLKPIIQERDQVQCVVNFRNPLKIETVKNVKIVMYENLSTCSELLLKQLQDMQPLVILEKELHS; encoded by the coding sequence GTTGAGAAAAATGGACTCTCAGTGTGCATCGAAATGTGCATTCAAGCACTAAAAATGGGAGTTGATGATAACGAGGGCTGTAATATCAGTATCTGCAAAACAATCTCTTGTTTGCTGCCTTTAGACCTGGAAGTAAAACGGGCTTGTCAACTCACTGAGTTCCTGATAAATCCATCTTTGGACTCTTACTATGCTGTTGAGACTCTTTTTAATGAGCCTGACCAAAAGCTTGAGCAGGAGGATCCACCAATTCTGAACTCACTACGCTGTGACGTGTTGTTGGCCTTAAAGACAAAGTGGCCTTTTGATCCGGAGTTCTGGGACTGGAAGACTCTAAAACGCCAATGCCTTGCTTTGATGGGTCAGGAAGCAACAGCTATATTGTCTACTGACAAATGTACTGACAGTGAAGACAATGAAGTCCATGACCATgatgaaaaatattttcaacATCTACATTTTATTGATAGTCCTAATTACGAGCTCAGTGAAGTTGAagcagaaagaaagaagaaaagggAAATGAAGAAGATGAGAGAGATGGGATTTGTTTCGGCTCGATTCCGCAATTGGCAAGCTTATATGCAGTATTGTGTTTTGTGTGACAAAGAGTTCCTTGGACACAGGATTGTGAAGCATGCATTGAAACATGTTCAAGATGGGATTTTCCGTTGCCCAATATGTACTAAAACATTTGAAACGAGGGTAGTTCTAGAGCCTCATGTGGCATCACATGTGAAACAGTCATGTAAGGAACGCCTTGCTGCTATGGGTGTGAGCAAGAAACGTCCCAGTTTAGACACCAAGTTGGCAGCAGCTAGCACTACCTTGAAAAAAGAGCACTACATCAAAACTGAAAAAGTTACCCAAGGGACAATTAGCAATAACAGTGTATGTGCTTCAGACGGAAGTCCCAGCACAAatgtaaaaagtaaaattaaagcGTCATCCCCCAAACAGGGCAACCCTATTCGTGATGTTACCAACACTGAACAGTGTTCATGCCCTGTTACAAGCTGTCAAAAAGTTTTCAAGTACTTCAGGAATTTGGTTGCACATGTTAAGGCCCACAAAAACGAGCAGGAAGCAACACAGTTCCTAGAAATACAGAGCCAGAAGGCTATGTGCCAGTATTGTCACCGTCAGTTTGTTAATGTGACCCATCTTAACGATCACTTACAGATGCATTGTGGCGAGAAGCCGTATTTTTGCATTCAGCTCGGATGTAATTGCAGCTTTTCCTCTCATGCCGAGCTTCAGATACACAGAAAAGTACACGCTGAATTTCAGGCACAGTGTGCATATCCAAACTGCGAGAGAATATTCAACGAGACTTACTTGCTGTATGATCACGAAGCACAGCACTACGTGACGTTCTCCTGCAAAAGTCATAACTGTGACAAGGTGTTCTACACCCTGTCTGAGCTGGATCTGCATCAGAAAGGACATGCAAAGCAGAAGGACCACTCTTCTGCTGAAGGGGGCTCACCTTCTCAACTTGAAGTACTAACTCCCACTATTCCTGCCTTAGAGCTGCCTCCAAGCCAAATTAAAGAGGTTTCTCAAGAGGTTGCCCCAGTAGAAAGTCAATGCACAGTAGAAAGCATTGCAGATAATATTCAAGATCCCACAGAAAAGCCTGAGCCTCCTGTATCATGCACAGCCCAGTTGACATTGAACAAAAATGATACTCTAACTAATCTTGTTCAGCCTGATGAATCACCTGATGAGACACCCCATTCTCCTGAAAGTACAAAGCAATCGCATCTTGAATCTTGCTATGTAAAACTGGAGCCTATTCCCATCAAGAGCAATGATCCAATGTATTTAGATGCTGTAAAGAATGCCGACAGTGAAACTCAAATACTCTTAAAAGATAAGAAATTGTTTTCTTTCCCATGGAGTCAGCTTAAGCCTTCCACATTGAAGTCGCCTCCCTCTGTGACAACAGCCAACAGAGAAGAAGGTCTGAATCATGTGTGTCCATTCGAAACCTGCACACGGAAATACAGCACCTCCAAAAGTTTATCGAGACATGTCAAAAATGTTCATTCGGAGGCTTTTGAGGAGTGGAAGTTGTCTAAGAAGTACAAAAGGATTGCAGAAATTGCTGCAAAAAAGTCGTCGTCTGGGCACACAAATACTAGTTCTCGGATTGTGAAATGGACAAGTCGTTCCAAACAAACTGAACATACTACACTTCTGGACTCGGTGATTGAAAGTCCTTCCTCTGTTTTCTCCAATCACGATAGTATGCAGCCCATAAGTGCCAAGTTTTGCTCTCAGCTTGAAAACACTCAAAGTGCAACACCAAACCAGACAGATCTGATGCAATTACCAATAAATCAGACATGGGCAACACCTTCAATGGAGAATTTGGATTCAGGTTTTTCTGTTCATCCTTACCGCTCTACGATTTTATCTGAGAACCAGCACACAACCCCTTCATACCATTCTGACACAGTCTTAGATTACGCAACTGCCTCATCTTATGATGACATCGTCCCCCTTTCTGCGAATCCCCACACACCCTCAAGTGTGATGAACGAAGCCTCAAAATATGTGTCAAGCTCTCTTAGAGTGCTGCATGCCCTTAACAGTGAGCAGACTTGTGACCTGTCACAGGTTGAGTCAAGCGTTAATCTTGGATTCAGTCGGATTGGACAAAACCATCTCACTGATATTTCCGTCAGTACTTTATCTGGGCAGAACGGCAGCCTATATTTTCCAACTTTGCCTTCAGAGGCAGGTCCTGTTTCAGTTCAGTCATTGGGAAATTCAAACAAAGAAATCAGCACTGATGGTACTGATGCATTAGATGTCAAACATATGTTGAATCCTTTAACCCCTCATTTTAAGGAATCATCAGAAGATTTCTTTAGTGCTGCCGCCCTGACTGGTGAGAAAAGTCCAGAAGATTTTTGTAATCATGAATTGCCGCAGGAAGGAACAGAAGGAATCACTTCAGATGATCAGAATGTTTCAGGTTCTGGTGAAACTAGGAaatccaaaaaaattaaaacatctaAGAGAACAAAATGGCCTGCCATAATACAGGATGGGAAAGTCATTTGTTGCAGGTGCTACAGAGAGTTTTCAAGCACAAAGTCACTTGGAGGTCATTTATCAAAACGTTCCCAGTGCAAAACTGTCGATGAAATTGATCTTACTGGGGATTTACCAGTATCATTTCTTGATTTTCTGAATGATCCTGATATTTCAATGGCCCAAATGCCTCTCCCCATGAACGACATACTTGAGGACGCTCACAAATCCTGCGTCTATGCACCATCAGAATCCAACACCTTCAACAGTAACACTTTAACAAGCATGCATGGTGGCACGGATAGCATCCAGAACACTAATATGTCCTCTCAAGACCCCTCTGAAATGACTAGAAATTACAGTTTCTTCCATCCACCTGTATCAAACACTGGCAAAGACAGCAAACCCGAAGCTGTAATAATCTCTGCAAATACTGGTGAAGATGGCAAAATCATGGAAATTGAAAGGGCATTACAACGTCTTGATTTAGTTGATATACTCAGTCGAGACAAACCTGAGATCAAATCTCAGAGCACTATCCTGCACGATCAGAGCTCTAAAGCTGTCACCAGTAATGATCAGTGTCACACAATCGAAGATCCTGAACAAAACGAgcagaaatgtgttttaaagccCTTTAGGTGTGAAGAAGGCTGTGTTTATGGAGCAATGACAAAGGAAGCTTTATTTAAACACCTTAGTCGTGTACATGACTACAGTGAGGACAGGATCAATCAAATGAAGAAAAACCCTGACAAATTTGCTCCATACAGCTGCCATTTATGTTCAAAGACATTTACCAGAACCACAGGCCTGAAAATCCACTACAAAAATGTCCACCATTTTTCAAAAGAAGAAGTGTCTCTTTTGAAAATTGGCCTTGGTTTTAGAAAGATCAGAAAATCTACATCTACATCAAAGCCGGAAAATGTGCCTGCTAGCCTCATCAGCAACCAGGGAAATGACTCCCTCTCAGAGCAGGTTCAACACCAGATCAGTCCAAATTTGCCTGTTACATCTGTTGACTCAAATGTTAAAGGAGAGTCCAACATTGTtaccaaaagaaaaaagaaacggCCCACACAAAAACCCACAGTTTCCAGCACTCAGACTTGCAGAACTGTGGAATCaccacaaaaaaatgtaaagcttGAAGTACTTCCAGCTACATGCGTAAAACCACCGAAAGACCCCTCTCTGACTGCAGAAAATCATGTCAGTGAATCAAATGAACCAGGTACTTTTGCGATGCAAGAGCTGAGTGGTCAAAATCCCTTTCTTTTGGACACGATGAATGCTCCTGTCgaaaaaacacaaaatgcaaCTACACAAACTAACAGACCGATTGAAATGAATTCCAATGTGATGGTTGATATTCAAGAAAAAACTACAATGCCAGTAGTAGACACCTTTGATTCTGGTGATTCAAGTGAGACGCACATTATGTTCCGGCCATATCGATGTGTGCATGAAGGATGTGTGGCTGCCTTTTCAATCCAACAAAATCTTATCCTCCATTACAGGGCTATGCATCAGTCAGAACGTGATGAAAAAAACAGTGCTAAAGAATCTGACGGAGTGGTCCAAGTGCAGGAATACAGATGCCAAGTCAAACAATGCTCAAAAGTAGTCTCGAAAGTTACCAGCTTGTTGAAACACTATCTTTTGCTCCACAGGTGCACACTGGAAAAGGCAAGTGCGTTGTTATCCGGTGTTGAGGTTGGCACGTTTCAGTGTGACCAGTCAAAATGTTCTGCTCACTTTACGTGTCATTTGAAATACATTGATCATATCAAAAATGATCACAAAGCAATAAAGGTTTCAGCAGATGGGGACTTTGAGAGTGTGGACCTCACATTCGGATGTCAGTTTGAAGGTTGCGATAGGGTCTACACAACCAAGTCAAACCTTCTTCGACATCTTATAAAGAAACATGATGCTACTTTTGAAACTATGAAAGAGaaacaaaaaaatgcaattgGGAATGATGTTCAAGCTAAAAAGTTAAGTGCAACTTCTAACAATGGAAAAGAGAATATTGCAAATAACAATATTAAAACGAAGAAGAAGCAttcaaaaaagaaagaggacAAGGTCCAAAACCTTCGGGCAGCCTTAGAAAAGCCTGCTCTTAAATCCATCGATGAAGCATCTGCCATGTGCAATCAAAGACTTCCTCTACAGTACCCATGTATGATTGAGAGTTGTGATTCAGTAATGATTGATGAGCAGAGTATCCTGAAACATTACACCACTCACGGCCTCACGGATCAGTACATTGAGGATCAAAGAAGCCAGTtaattttttgcattaaaaGCAGTGAGATGCCTAGAGAAGATAGCACCTCAAAAAACATTGAGGTGGAGGAAACGGCGAAGGTCTCTGATGAAGATCAAACAGACCATTCAAACGTCAGTCCTCCAGATGTAGGCCCAGAGCCTGCAGCAGAGGTTCCAGTTAATCCAGTCAATGAAAGTTTCACTGCCCCAACCGTGCCAGTAGTCAAACGGAAAAGAGGTCGTCCACGAAAGTCGGAATGCAGAAACAAAATCTGTGTAGAAAGAAAGCAAAGTCTTCGTAACTGCTCCGGGGAGCATGTtaaatgtatgctgaaagtctCAGGATCCATATTGAACTCATCTAACTCTCAAGGGAACCAAGTAGAGAAAGATGTTGCACTAAAACTTTATAAGCCTTCAGAGTTTGAGACATCTGTCCTGAAGTTCAGCAAAGACACTCTATCCAATCCATCAAAACGACAGCGAAAACTTAAACCAATCATCCAAGAGAGAGACCAAGTCCAATGTGTTGTTAATTTCCGAAATCCACTAAAGATTGAGACTGTAAAGAATGTTAAAATTGTTATGTATGAAAACCTATCCACTTGTTCTGAACTTTTACTGAAGCAACTTCAAGATATGCAGCCCTTGGTCATCCTGGAAAAGGAGCTGCACAGTTGA